One genomic segment of Penaeus chinensis breed Huanghai No. 1 chromosome 24, ASM1920278v2, whole genome shotgun sequence includes these proteins:
- the LOC125038312 gene encoding 14-3-3 protein zeta isoform X2, with the protein MSDKEEQVQRAKLAEQAERYDDMAAAMKQVTETGVELSNEERNLLSVAYKNVVGARRSSWRVISSIEQKTEGSERKQQMAKEYREKVETELREICQDVLGLLDKFLIPKASNPESKVFYLKMKGDYYRYLAEVATGDARAVVVDDSQKSYQEAFDIAKSKMQPTHPIRLGLALNFSVFYYEILNSPDRACHLAKQAFDDAIAELDTLNEDSYKDSTLIMQLLRDNLTLWTSDTQGEGDEANEGDQN; encoded by the exons ATGTCGGACAAGGAAGAACAAGTACAGCGGGCCAAGCTTGCTGAGCAGGCAGAGAGGTACGATGATATGGCAGCAGCCATGAAACAGGTCACAGAAACTG GCGTCGAGCTGTCAAACGAGGAACGTAATCTTTTGTCAGTAGCCTACAAGAATGTCGTAGGAGCTCGGAGAAGTTCCTGGCGAGTAATTTCATCCATAGAACAGAAGACAGAAGGTTCAGAGCGAAAACAACAAATGGCAAAGGAATACAGAGAGAAG GTCGAAACAGAACTTAGGGAAATCTGCCAGGATGTATTG GGTCTCCTCGACAAGTTCCTTATTCCCAAAGCCTCCAACCCTGAGTCTAAGGTCTTCTACCTGAAGATGAAGGGAGATTATTACAGGTACCTTGCTGAAGTCGCCACCGGTGATGCGCGAGCGG TTGTGGTTGACGACTCCCAGAAGTCGTACCAAGAAGCCTTCGACATCGCCAAGTCAAAGATGCAACCCACCCATCCCATTAGGTTGGGTCTTGCCCTCAACTTCTCGGTGTTCTACTACGAGATCCTCAACTCTCCTGACAGAGCGTGTCACTTAGCCAAGCAG GCATTCGACGACGCTATTGCGGAGTTGGATACGCTAAATGAAGACTCGTACAAGGATTCTACGCTCATAATGCAGCTCTTGCGAGATAACTTGACACTTTGGACGAGTGACACGCAGGGCGAAGGAGACGAAGCTAATGAGGGCGACCAAAACTGA
- the LOC125038312 gene encoding 14-3-3 protein zeta isoform X1, with protein MSDKEEQVQRAKLAEQAERYDDMAAAMKQVTETGVELSNEERNLLSVAYKNVVGARRSSWRVISSIEQKTEGSERKQQMAKEYREKVETELREICQDVLGLLDKFLIPKASNPESKVFYLKMKGDYYRYLAEVATGDARAGVVDDSQKSYQEAFDIAKAEMQPTHPIRLGLALNFSVFFYEILNSPDKACQLAKQAFDDAIAELDTLNEDSYKDSTLIMQLLRDNLTLWTSDTQGEGDEANEGDQN; from the exons ATGTCGGACAAGGAAGAACAAGTACAGCGGGCCAAGCTTGCTGAGCAGGCAGAGAGGTACGATGATATGGCAGCAGCCATGAAACAGGTCACAGAAACTG GCGTCGAGCTGTCAAACGAGGAACGTAATCTTTTGTCAGTAGCCTACAAGAATGTCGTAGGAGCTCGGAGAAGTTCCTGGCGAGTAATTTCATCCATAGAACAGAAGACAGAAGGTTCAGAGCGAAAACAACAAATGGCAAAGGAATACAGAGAGAAG GTCGAAACAGAACTTAGGGAAATCTGCCAGGATGTATTG GGTCTCCTCGACAAGTTCCTTATTCCCAAAGCCTCCAACCCTGAGTCTAAGGTCTTCTACCTGAAGATGAAGGGAGATTATTACAGGTACCTTGCTGAAGTCGCCACCGGTGATGCGCGAGCGG GCGTAGTGGACGACTCTCAGAAGTCGTACCAGGAGGCTTTCGACATCGCCAAGGCAGAGATGCAGCCCACCCACCCCATCAGGCTGGGTCTGGCGCTCaacttctccgtcttcttctacGAGATCCTCAACTCGCCTGATAAGGCTTGTCAGCTAGCGAAACAG GCATTCGACGACGCTATTGCGGAGTTGGATACGCTAAATGAAGACTCGTACAAGGATTCTACGCTCATAATGCAGCTCTTGCGAGATAACTTGACACTTTGGACGAGTGACACGCAGGGCGAAGGAGACGAAGCTAATGAGGGCGACCAAAACTGA